In Campylobacter showae, the genomic stretch GGAACCAGAAGAGAACACGACTTCATAGGTGAGCTAGAGATAGCTGATGATGTATATTACGGCGTGCAAACATTTAGGGCGCTTGAGAATTTCCATATGAGCGGACGACAGCTCAAAGACTATCCGTATTTTGTAAAAGCATTCGCCCAAATCAAAAAAGCCGCAGCTCTAGCAAACAAAGAGGTTGGCGTTCTAGATGCGCAAAAAGCCGACGCAATCGCAAAAGCGTGCGACGAGATAATTGCGGGTAAATATTTAGATCAATTCGTAGTAGACATGATTCAAGGCGGTGCCGGCACTAGCACCAATATGAACTCGAACGAAGTTATCACAAACATCGCGCTCGAGAGCCTAGGACACAAAAAAGGCGAGTATCAGTACCTGCATCCAAACGACCACACAAACCTCGGTCAAAGCACCAATGACTCTTACCCAAGCTCAATTAAAGTCGCTGCTTATGCGAAATTAACCGACCTTCTAAAGGCTATGGAGCTGCTAAAAAGCGAGCTAGAGGCTAAAGCAAAAGACTTCAAAGATATCATCAAAATGGGTAGAACCGAGCTAGAGGATGCCGTTCCTACTACTCTTGGCAACACATTTAACGCATTTGCAAGCTATATCAAAAGCGATATCGAAAAAATCACCGCCGCAAGAGAGTCTATGGCTGTGCTAAATATGGGCGCAACTGCGATCGGTACAGGCATAAACTGCCATCCTGATTACAAAGCGGCCGTTCATAAAATTTTGAGCCAAATCACAGGCGTAAACTTTAAACCTGCCGATGATTTTATCGCGGCTACTCAAGACACTGCGGATTTTGTTCACGTTAGCGGCGCACTAAAAACTGCTGCCGTTCGCCTAAGCAAGATCGCAAACGACTTAAGACTAATGAACTCAGGCCCAAGATGCGGTCTTGGCGAGATAAATTTACCACAGATGCAGCCTGGTAGCTCTATCATGCCTGGTAAAGTAAATCCAGTCATCGCAGAGGTCGTAGGCGAGG encodes the following:
- a CDS encoding aspartate ammonia-lyase — encoded protein: MGTRREHDFIGELEIADDVYYGVQTFRALENFHMSGRQLKDYPYFVKAFAQIKKAAALANKEVGVLDAQKADAIAKACDEIIAGKYLDQFVVDMIQGGAGTSTNMNSNEVITNIALESLGHKKGEYQYLHPNDHTNLGQSTNDSYPSSIKVAAYAKLTDLLKAMELLKSELEAKAKDFKDIIKMGRTELEDAVPTTLGNTFNAFASYIKSDIEKITAARESMAVLNMGATAIGTGINCHPDYKAAVHKILSQITGVNFKPADDFIAATQDTADFVHVSGALKTAAVRLSKIANDLRLMNSGPRCGLGEINLPQMQPGSSIMPGKVNPVIAEVVGEACYEVIGNDVTIMLCSERGEFELNAFEPGIAYALFNSIFILENAMKTLAEKAIRKLTANPEACLKSVLGSVGIVTAFNPYIGYEKSASIAKEALQTGKAVGDICLERGYLKKEEIDKILEPKNMLNPHMGK